GTTCATCCCGGCAACATCGATTGCCCAGTGCGACTGAGTCGTCGCCAGCGGATAGTTCGCACCGACTGGCGTCACCTTCACGCTATTGTCGTAGCCCATCGCACCGAGAGCCATCACATCGTAGGTGCTGCTGCCGACGGTCGGAACATCGTCCTGAGCACATCCCCCGACATGTCCGGCCAGCGTGCGGCCGTAACCGATGCAGACGCCGTAGGTGTTGTCGGCAATGCCCGGCATCTGGAAGATCGGGACGGTCATCTTGTAGTCGCCACGAGCGATCGTAACCTGATCGCCATCCTTGAGCCCCTGCTTCTTCGCAGTATTCGGGCTGATAATGGCAACGTTGTCCCATGTCACTTTGGTCAGCGGCTTCGGCGTTTCCTGCAACCAGGCGTTGTTGGCATAGCGACCGTCGTAAACGGTGTCATCCGGGAGATAAACGACTTCGGCAGCCGGTGCATCCCCTTCAGCGGACGCGGAGCCGATCGAGTCGAACCAACCCGCCAGACGCCCTTCGAGATCGCCGCTCACTTGTGGAGACGAAACGGCGGCCAGCGCGGAGTCCCTCAGGAAGCCATCGTGAACGGCCCGTTCCCAATTTCGTCCGCTGGTGCCCGGCACGAGCGTTTCAATCGTCTGACGGACAATTGCCTGTCCATCCTTCACCGACTGGTTGAGCAGCAGGGCGAGGAATTCGATCTGCGAACGACCGTGGTGCAGCGGCTGAATGAGCGGCTGCTGGATACCGACCGTGCCGTCCCAGCTGCGGCCATCGCCCCAGGCTTCCAGGTCATGAGTTTCGGGCACATACCAGGTGCAGAGTTCCGAAGTTTCGTCGTCGTATTCACCCAGACGAATCGAAGTCGGCACCTTGGCGATCAACTCGTCCAGGCCGAGCTCAGCCGGGGCGTTGTAGGCCGGGTTTCCGCCGAGAACGATCAGCGTTTTAACGGTTCCGGCTTTGAGGTCATCGACCAGTGTCCGCAGGCCCTCGATATGAGTCGGCCGATCGGAGCCTGGTGCGGAGACAGCCGTGACTGTCTGGCCGAGATTGCCAAGCAGGCTGTTGAGCTGCAGGCAGGCGGCGTGAACTTCCGCAGGCTGACGCGGGCCAGCCACAATCAGGGAGCGGCCGCGATGTGAGGTTAAGTCGTCGACGATGGCATTGAGAAACGCCTGCTTCGGATCGTTCTCGCCAGCGGCGGGAGTTTCGGTAGCACCGCCGAGCGCACCCTGCAGACGATCCCGCAGTTCCGCCACGAACGCACCAATCTGGGAGGTGGCCAGCGGGAAACGATGATCGGCTACCATGCCGAGCGAGGAGTAGCAGCTTTCGACGGCGTAGACGCGGTTCATCTCGCCATCTTCAGGAACGCGACGGTTCGCCCACTCTTTGGAATGGCGGAGCGCTTCAGGATGGAAGTCGAGCAGATCGGAATCGAGTCCGACGATGACGTCTGCGTTCTCCAGCTGATAGCGGGTGCGGAGCCGGCTGCCGAGGGCCATTTCGGCTCCGAGCAACTCGTTGTCTCGAGAGAGAGGCTCGTATTCGATCCACTGCGCGGTCGGCAATGCCTGCTGGAACTCTTCCTTCAGACGCAGACGCGACGGGGAAGAACTGGCGGACGCGAGCACGCGGACATCAGCTCCGCCGTTGCCCTGGACGTTCGAGAGCCAGCCTGCTGAGAACTTCTCGAACTGCTGCCACGTGCGCGCCTGACGACCCGACTTGGTCTTCTCACGCAGCACAGCGACATCGTTCGGGTTGTATAGATTGTTGTGGCCGCCCGTTTCCACGTCCCGCGCGATGCGATCCGGGTCATAAAGGCCAAGGACGCTTCCCTGGGTCAGACCATCGGTTCCGGCAAAGCCCTGCGGATGCTCGCGATTGACGTCGAGCTTGATGGGGCGTCCATCGATCGAGGTCGCCAGCACACCAATTGCAACGCCGGAACGCTCGAGCAGTGTCGCGTACTTCACCGGCACGCCGGGAATGCGGTTCGCGGGCCGCTGCACGTAGGTGAGGATCTTCTCGTCTTCCCAACGACAGCCGGCAACGCCAGCCAGCGTGAGCGAAGCCCCCATCACCTGCAGCCAGCGACGACGGGACACGCCTTCCGGAATAACCGAAGCCGCTTCCGGAAACTCCCGGTGCAGATACTCGTGAAAGGCCGGTTGCTCGTAATACTCTTCCAGACTACGCCAGTATTTTGCCATGGATCTCAGGATCTTGATTGAATTAAACGTTACCGAACCAACCCAGCCAGCCCGCAATTAGCGGTGGCAGGTCGAACAGTTCTCCTGCGGGTGAATTCGCAGGCTTTCGGCGACTTCCTGACCGATGTTTTCCTGCCCCGGACCCGGCTCCCAGGCCAGATTAGTGACTTCATCCACGGGTCGCAGACTCGGCGTCGGATTGCGGTGACACTTCAGACAGAAGCCCATCGCAAGCGTGGCTTTCTGCTCGACAACTTCCATGCGATCGACACGGCCGTGGCACGATACACAACTCACCCCACGAGTGACGTGGGCACTGTGATTGAAGTACGCATAGTCCGGCAGGTCGTGAACTTTTCGCCAGACGACTGACTGGCCAGTAGCCGCCGACTCGCGAATCGGCTGCAGTTTGAGGCTGTTCACGTGGATTGCGACCGTGGGCGACTGCCCGTTCTGGTCGACGCCCTGGTGGCAGTTCAGACATGTCCCCACGGGAGGAATCGCCGCATGGGCGGCCACTTCAACCGTGTTGTGACAGTAGCGGCAATCCATCTTCAGCCGACCGGCATGCAGTGCGTGACTGAATGGAACGGGCTGCTCGGGACGATAGCCGACATCCGAGGTCGCCGGGTGGACGGCGTAGGCGAACAGACCCGTATAGTAGAGAGCCCCGATCCCCAGAAACCCGACCACGGCCGGCAATAACGGGTTAATCCAGGCTGGAAAGTGAAATCGACTCATTTAATCACCAGGCTGTGCAGAGACTCCGAAAACGGAAACTGAGTACCGGGTCCGCAGGACAGCGGACGGCAGTTCGGAAAGACCTGCGGAGTTAAACGTGGAAACTCCCCTCCGAGAAGTACGGGGCATGATAGTGACTTACCCTGAAAATGGAACCGCGACCGCTAGTCGCATCGCGTGACAAATTGCCGCAGAAATCGCGCACCGTTGCAGGAGTTTTCGACATTGCTCTCGACGCGTCTGCTCCCTGTTTTCTCGAAGAAAACGCTCCGAATCGGGCTTCGGGGAAACAGCAGCTCGGCACCGTGTCGTCCGTGCGATCGGGCAGGGGACAAAGTGTCGCAGGACGGCTGTTAACGAAAAACGGGTTCCTGCCTGAGACAGGAACCCGTGGAGTATTGTCGATGAGAGCGGATTGCTCGACCGTGCAGGAGCGTTTTTCACCTGAAGCGGCGGATCTGACGCGGACGCGACGTTTGCACCCTCAAGGAAGCAGTTCCAGAGGGCTTGCGGTCGGCGTTACGCGGTGGTTGAACCGTTTCCTTCCGCCGGTTTGACCGTTGGCCGATCCTGTTCCGGAAGACGACTCTCTCCGGCGGCCGCCTCTTCCGTGCCCGTCATTTTAACGAGCGTTTCCGGCAATTCGACGCCTCCGATGTCGCGCATCACCTGCAGCATCGGCGGCAATGTTCGCGACATTCCCTGCAGGAAGTTGGAAACGTTGCTCTTGTCGCCATTCCCCCCATTCTCCCAGACGACGATCTTGTCGAACTTGATCTTGGAGATCGCTTCGGCCGAGGCACTGGCCAGGCTGTCGAGGTGTTCGAGCAACAGCATCTGGAAGGCTTCTTTCGATCCGCCACAGGCACTGATGATCTCCCGGAGGCCTTCCCCTTTCTTGGCGAGAATCTCGTACTGACCGCGAGCCTCGGCTTCGAGTTTGGCGTAATTCGCTGCCGCTTCGGCGTCGGCTTCGAGCTTCTTGCGGGCGGCAGCCGCTTCGGCTTCGACGATCGTGCGGGCCTTTTCGGCTTTGGCGGGAGCTTCCAGTTTTGCGCGCTGTTCGGCTTCGACCTTCTCGGCTTCCGCGAGGGCCGCTTTGGCCATGGCCCGGTTCTGCACTTCAAGAACGGCGGCTTCCGCTTCTTTCTCGCGGGTCTTGGACCGTTCGTACGCTTCGGCCTGCTTCACCTGCAATGTTGCCTGAGCTTCAGCGACTTGGGCATCGGCTTCGGCTTCCCCGCGATACGCCTCGGCATTTGCACTGGCAACCGCGACACGTTTCTGACGGTTGGCGTCCGCGACAAGCGTTTCCTGTTCGAACATCGCCCGCTGCTTGCCGAATTCCTCTTCCTTGCTCAGCTCGGCGACACGCACGGTCTTTTCGCGATCGGCTTCCCGGATCCCGATTTCCTGCTCGCGGCGGGCGTTGGCGACCTCGATCAGCTTGTCCCGCTCGGCGGCGACAACGCGAATTTCCCCGAGTTTCTCCTGCTCGGCGACATCCCCACGGGCTTTTTGCACCGCTTCCGAAGCCGCCTTCTGGCCGATGGCCTGGATGTAACCCGACTCATCGGTAATGTCGGTGATGTTCACGTTGATCAGCACCAGGCCGATCTTCTTCAGTTCCGGCTCCAGCGAATTCTGAATGCTGCTCAGGAACTGTTCACGGTCCCGGTTAATATCTTCAATCTTCATTGAAGCGATAACCTGTCGCAGCTGACCGAAGATGATGTCCTCGGCCTGCTTCTTAACCGCCTGGCCGTTCAACCCGAGGAGACGAATGGCCGCGTTCTGCATGAGCTGAGGCTCGGTGCCGATCGCCACCGTGAAGACCGACGGCACGTTGACGCGAATGTTCTCGCTGGAGAGAGCATCCTTCAACGGAACTTCGATCTGAATCGGTTCCAGGGAAAGATAGGCGTAGTCCTGAATGATCGGCAGAACGAGACGGCCGCCCCCGTGAATGGTGGTCGACGACTTGCCTCCGCCGACGCTCCCGTACACAACCAGAATCTTGTTACTCGGGCAGCGCTTGTAGCGACTGGCGATGAACAGGCCCAGGCCGATCATCGCCGCGACGACGACCAGCGCCACGCCACCGTAAAAGCCGAGCTGTTCGAGCTGGGCGAGAATTGGGAGAAGGGAACCAGGCATGAGCGCGACCTCGTGATGAAAGGAACGTCAGACAGCTGCGGACGCGGGATCTGCAGCTGCAGATGTTGACTGTTGCGAACGAACTTCGACCGAATCTTCGCCGGTCACCCGTGTCACAACGATCGGGGTGCCGGTCTTCAACGCGGGTCCATCCGTTGTGGCGCGATATTCCATCGTGCGCCCTCCGAGAGTGATCTGCACCTTGCCGGCACCCGTGTCTTCGCCGGGAATCGTCAGGTAAACGGTCCCCATTTCTCCGACCGCTTCATTGATTTTCACGGTGCCGTCCGAGCGAAGCTTGTAAATCTGCTTGAAACTCCAGCCAACCAGATACAGCATGGCCAGCGCGGCCAGACAGGCGGTGGCAAAGGCTTTTTCCTGCGGCATGTGCTGCAGCGCTCCGAGTCCGGTCAGACCGAACACTGTGACTGCCGCGATGATTGAGCGGAAACTGACGATGCCGACAAACCAGCCATCGGTCAGGGCATCAGGGTGATGATCGAAATCGACCTCGGCGTCTCGCAGCGAGACATCGCCGTCGAGATCGGCATCCGGAAAATCAGCATCGGGGACGTCGAGATCGGGCGTGTCGAAATCAAGTTCGCCACCGCCATCGAGCCCGATCAGGAGCATGATGAACTGAACCGTAAATATCGTGCCGCCGATGACGGCACACCATGTGAAGAGACTTTCCATGGATGACTCCGCTGAGAACGTCGGGGAAGAGGGGAATCCATCATCCATCGACTTTAACGTCGGAACCATCCGTCGGTTCACGGAAAATCAGCGAGTTCAGAAAAACTTCGAGCCTCCGCGCCAATGATGGCTCTCGGAGACTCGTGGCAATTCCAGTGACTGAATCGCAAAGATCTCTACCGCAGTAGACTCGCTGCCGAAACCTACCAGTTATACGGATAGGGCGGCAGGTCGTGATTCAGGTGCATGTAATACGGAGCCGGCGGTGCCAGCGGAGCCATGCGGTAGCTCCAGGTGTAAGGCATCCAGTCGATCGTGTATGGTCCGTAGTAGGATTTCGGGGCGTAGTAACCGCCGTATCCGTAACCGTAACTGGTGCCGCCATAGCCGTAGCTGTCGTACGACTGCGAATGAGCATCGGCGTAGGCTTCGGGGGACGGCATAGTTTCCTCGGAACCGGTGAACGGATCGCCTTCCTTGAGCCAGATGTTGCGGTACCGAACCGGATTGCCGTGGTCCTGGAGGAGAATTGTCATCGGCTCGGGACCTTCCGGCTTGCCGGCTCCCGTCTTCGTCGTGATCTCGACGGCGTCGTGAATGACGATCCCGTTCTGCTTGACCGTGATCTTCATGTTGTCGGTCTTGTTGCCTTCGTCATCGAAGCGGGCCGCCCGGAACTTGATGTCGTACGTCTGCCAGCTGAGTGGCGGCAGGCACATATTGCGTTCGGGAGCCTTCACGCGATAGATGGCTCCACAGTGGTTGAACGCCAGCGGGTCGCCGAAGGAATCGAGCACCTGCACTTCGTAACGACGCTGCAGATAGACTCCGCTGTTGCCTCGGTCCTGAGAGGTTCCCAGCGGCTTGTACGGCAGGCGGAACTCGAGATGCAGTGTGAAGTCGCCAAAAGCGTCGACAGTCTCGCAACCTTCTTCAAGCAGACCGTTCTCGGTGACCGTCATGTTCTTCCAGTGATCGTTCTCTTGCCCATTGAAGAGCACGATTGCATCAGAAGGAGCGGGCAGGCCGATAGTGGCACTGCGGCGATCGTATTTTCGCAACACGCCGAGAGAGCGGCCGTCTTCATCGGAGAATGACGCCTGGTTGCGAGCCACGCTCACGTTCAAGTCGCCAACTTCTGCAGCCACGACTCCGTCTTCGAGAACGGTTTGGGCCCGCTGTGGTTCTTCTTCATCCCAGCCGTCGCCGGGGAGTCC
The genomic region above belongs to Rubinisphaera margarita and contains:
- a CDS encoding TAT-variant-translocated molybdopterin oxidoreductase — encoded protein: MAKYWRSLEEYYEQPAFHEYLHREFPEAASVIPEGVSRRRWLQVMGASLTLAGVAGCRWEDEKILTYVQRPANRIPGVPVKYATLLERSGVAIGVLATSIDGRPIKLDVNREHPQGFAGTDGLTQGSVLGLYDPDRIARDVETGGHNNLYNPNDVAVLREKTKSGRQARTWQQFEKFSAGWLSNVQGNGGADVRVLASASSSPSRLRLKEEFQQALPTAQWIEYEPLSRDNELLGAEMALGSRLRTRYQLENADVIVGLDSDLLDFHPEALRHSKEWANRRVPEDGEMNRVYAVESCYSSLGMVADHRFPLATSQIGAFVAELRDRLQGALGGATETPAAGENDPKQAFLNAIVDDLTSHRGRSLIVAGPRQPAEVHAACLQLNSLLGNLGQTVTAVSAPGSDRPTHIEGLRTLVDDLKAGTVKTLIVLGGNPAYNAPAELGLDELIAKVPTSIRLGEYDDETSELCTWYVPETHDLEAWGDGRSWDGTVGIQQPLIQPLHHGRSQIEFLALLLNQSVKDGQAIVRQTIETLVPGTSGRNWERAVHDGFLRDSALAAVSSPQVSGDLEGRLAGWFDSIGSASAEGDAPAAEVVYLPDDTVYDGRYANNAWLQETPKPLTKVTWDNVAIISPNTAKKQGLKDGDQVTIARGDYKMTVPIFQMPGIADNTYGVCIGYGRTLAGHVGGCAQDDVPTVGSSTYDVMALGAMGYDNSVKVTPVGANYPLATTQSHWAIDVAGMNEIGKRVGALVREGTKEEYEEHPSFATHRVHMPPRIESLWEERDWTGDYQWGMSIDLARCVGCNACTVSCQAENNVPVVGKDQVARNREMHWIRIDRYFVGDPDQPENVGISTQPVLCMQCENAPCEQVCPVAATVHSHEGLNDMAYNRCIGTRYCANNCPYKVRRFNYYSNALPLMEEQKQLVQLVMNPEVTIRSRGVMEKCTYCVQRIQNTKIVAKNERRLVRDGEIETACQEACPTNAIVFGNIQDDKSQVAINHANPRTYGMLAELNTKPRTQYLARIRNPHPSLKDGYYLQPGEHGHDEEHAEHGDEHGTHHEAEHGHDDHGHDAHGHDAHGKADHHAADPGHSTPTGTSTPAGTSTPAGTSTPVGTTE
- a CDS encoding cytochrome c3 family protein yields the protein MSRFHFPAWINPLLPAVVGFLGIGALYYTGLFAYAVHPATSDVGYRPEQPVPFSHALHAGRLKMDCRYCHNTVEVAAHAAIPPVGTCLNCHQGVDQNGQSPTVAIHVNSLKLQPIRESAATGQSVVWRKVHDLPDYAYFNHSAHVTRGVSCVSCHGRVDRMEVVEQKATLAMGFCLKCHRNPTPSLRPVDEVTNLAWEPGPGQENIGQEVAESLRIHPQENCSTCHR
- a CDS encoding flotillin family protein — translated: MPGSLLPILAQLEQLGFYGGVALVVVAAMIGLGLFIASRYKRCPSNKILVVYGSVGGGKSSTTIHGGGRLVLPIIQDYAYLSLEPIQIEVPLKDALSSENIRVNVPSVFTVAIGTEPQLMQNAAIRLLGLNGQAVKKQAEDIIFGQLRQVIASMKIEDINRDREQFLSSIQNSLEPELKKIGLVLINVNITDITDESGYIQAIGQKAASEAVQKARGDVAEQEKLGEIRVVAAERDKLIEVANARREQEIGIREADREKTVRVAELSKEEEFGKQRAMFEQETLVADANRQKRVAVASANAEAYRGEAEADAQVAEAQATLQVKQAEAYERSKTREKEAEAAVLEVQNRAMAKAALAEAEKVEAEQRAKLEAPAKAEKARTIVEAEAAAARKKLEADAEAAANYAKLEAEARGQYEILAKKGEGLREIISACGGSKEAFQMLLLEHLDSLASASAEAISKIKFDKIVVWENGGNGDKSNVSNFLQGMSRTLPPMLQVMRDIGGVELPETLVKMTGTEEAAAGESRLPEQDRPTVKPAEGNGSTTA
- a CDS encoding 3-keto-disaccharide hydrolase translates to MLTSKSPAVSGLLIAAAAFFHGSTLSAAPKVSPPATQDLAEVDSDFRYQGEYMGYLPGAGKVGLQIVARGQQNFDVVLYGGGLPGDGWDEEEPQRAQTVLEDGVVAAEVGDLNVSVARNQASFSDEDGRSLGVLRKYDRRSATIGLPAPSDAIVLFNGQENDHWKNMTVTENGLLEEGCETVDAFGDFTLHLEFRLPYKPLGTSQDRGNSGVYLQRRYEVQVLDSFGDPLAFNHCGAIYRVKAPERNMCLPPLSWQTYDIKFRAARFDDEGNKTDNMKITVKQNGIVIHDAVEITTKTGAGKPEGPEPMTILLQDHGNPVRYRNIWLKEGDPFTGSEETMPSPEAYADAHSQSYDSYGYGGTSYGYGYGGYYAPKSYYGPYTIDWMPYTWSYRMAPLAPPAPYYMHLNHDLPPYPYNW